In Deltaproteobacteria bacterium, the genomic window TCCGCCGGGGTTCGAAGAGGCGCTCAAGTTCATCCTGCCGGGATACTTTGCCGGCCTATTGGTAGCGGAGATGAAAGGCAAGACAATGCCGTTGATTTGTTTCGTCAGCATCGTCACTGCGATTCCCGGCGCGTTGCTCAACCCCGGTTGGGGTTGGTTGGCGACGGCGGCATTGGTCGCGATCATTGGTTGGGGTTTGGAAAAATGGCTTTCTCGCGCCTAGAGCTGATCTTTATTCTCGGCGCCTCGGCACTGCTACTCCGGGCACTGCCGCAGTTGTTTCTCGTTGGCAAGAGTTTCCCCGAAACTTGGGATCGGCTGCTGCGTTATCTTTCTTACGCGCTGCTCTGCGGTTTGATTTCGATCACGCTGTTTATGTCCGGCGCGCGCTTCGAATCGGACAGAGCACTTTACCGCGGCGTCGCGTTGGCGGTGACAATCGCGATTGCCTACAAGACCAAAAGCGCGGTTACGGGGATGTTGGTGGGAATGGTGCTGGTATTGCTGTTGTCGTGGCTGGGATAAGAAAATATCTCGCGCAGAGGCGCAAAGGACGCAAAGGTTTCAGAATTCCCTTTTTCCGAACTTCGTGCTCTTCGCGTCTTCGTGGTGAAAACCCCCTATCGCCCCTGCTCGCGAACCGCGCCGATTAGAAAGCCATAAATCATCAGCGGCACAGTCGTCGTCAGGATCATCGCCAGAACAATATCGCCGGTGCCGGCGATGACTTGCGCGGCTATGAGCGGGGCGACGACGCCGGCGAAATAGTGCAGCGACATGATGATGCCGCTGGCGGTGCCGGCGTTGCCGGGTGGGGCGGTTTCCTGGGCGAGGGCGACGACGAGGGCCGGCACTGAAGCTTTGATGATGCCGAAGATGGCGATGCCGATGGCAATCGCCAGCGGTGTGCGCAGCCAATAGAAAACGATGAACGCCGCGAGCGCGGCGGGGAACGCGCTCAGTGCGACGACGCGCTTGCGGCCGAATTTATCGGATAGATTTCCTAAACAAAACGAGCCGAACATGTTGGCGATGCTCAGGATGCCCATGATCCAGCCGGCTTGGTTGAGGTCGAGTCCCTTGTCGGTGCGCAAGAGCGTCGGTGTCCACGCCGCCGAGGCCCAGAATACCGAGCCGCCGACGAATTCAGCGAGCGCGAGCAGGAGAATGGAAAACGATAGGGCGCTGCGAAACGAGCCGGTTTGCGCGGCGGTTTGTTTAACATGTTTGTCGCGAATCCAAATGAGCTGCAGCAGCATGTCCGCCGCGGCGATGATGCCGACGCACACAAAAGCCGTGCGCCAGCCGTAGGCGGCGGTGATGCGGCTCGCCAGCATCGCGCCGATGGCGCCGCCGATGCCGTAGGCCACCGAGACAAGACTCGCGCCCAGGCCGCGGCGATGCGGCAGCAAGTCCGACATGATGGCGTAGAGCGACGGCGGCGTGAAGCCGTAGCCGATGCCGGTAACGCCGAGACACAAAAAGTGGAGCAGATGATATTCGGAAAGGCCGGCGCCGGCGAAGCCGATGGCCAATAAGCTCAAGCCCGTGATCAGCACGGTTTTGCGGCCGATGCGGTCCGCCAAGCGGCCGGCGATGCTGCTGGTGAGCGCCGCAATCAGCATCATCACCGAGAACAAACTGCCAGCGGCGACTTCCGAGAGCGAAAAAGTCTGGCGAATCTCCGGCAGCGCGATGCCCAGCGTCGCCACCATCATCGACGGCATCAAGTTCGAGCAGGGGACAATGGCGACGGATAGACGATCGCGTCGCTGCGACTCTGGCGCGCTTGTGGGGTTGATGGAAAATCCTTACTTCAGCGGAATGAAAACGTAGTGGCGCGGCTGGCCGCCGACGACTCTGGTGATGTGCCCATGGCCGGTGGTGTCCTCCGCAAGCATCACATCGCCCGGACCGAAATGGCGGATCGTGCCGTCGCCGGTTTCGATCTCGACTGCGCCCGAAAGCGTGATGACGTACTGGCGGTTGGGGGCAGAGTGATAGGTGCTGTAATGGTCCGCCGGCGCGGTGCGAAACATGATGCCATGGGCCGGTTCGAGCGCCGATGCCATCATGTGCTTGACGGATTTCAGTTCGACTTCGACATCTTCAAAATGGGATTCGTTATCAGCGCCGGTATAGAGTCTGACGATCTTCATGTGCCGGGTTGTAGGAGAAACGCTGTGGAAAAGCAAACACCGTGGACACGCGTTGCGTTACTCGGGGGAACGGGGTGATCTGAACGTTTGAGATTTATTTGATCTCGCCTCGAAAAACTTTAGCACCGTACTCGCGGTTCACCGCCTGCATGATGCCATTGTCGTAAAGCCCATCTTGGGTCGGCCCTCAACAGTTTCGCCCGTACCAAAGATCATAAACGTCCCGATGCGCCGGTTCCCTCCATCAAGAAATCGTGGAGAGTGATTCCTCGAACATGGTCGGTTTCAAAAGGTGTGGAACAGACAACGGTCAACTGGCGTTTGGGAAATATGCCTGGGAACCAGGTGAAATCCATTGGCCCAGCCGTTCCCAATTTCACTTCAATCATCTCCTCGGTATCTGGGATGATGAAATCGATCTCATGCTCAGCCGATTGCCAGAAGCCGATGGTTTCCTCCCATCGCGGCTGACGAAGCGCGGCGCGGCGAAACAATTCTTGAGCTACCATCCACTCCATCAGCTTTGCTTGCTCGGACGAAGGCAGCGTTTCAAAGTCATGGACCTGCCGGAGTCTGAATGGAGAAAACGCAATCGCTGCAGCGAGATTAACAAAGGCAAACTTGGCGGGCTTGCGAAACAGCGCAATGTTGCGGTGCATATCGCGCGGTAGCAGCGAAACCACGCACATCAGATCAGACAACTGTTCAATGTAGCCACTGGCAACCGTGTTGTTCGCAAGTCCGGCTTCGCGGGCCAGCTTCGCAACCCCCACCGGCGTTCCGGCAAAACGAAACAGTGTGGTAAGAATCTGTCCAAGCGCTAGACGGCTGCGCCCGGTGGAGACTAATTCGCCGATCACCCAGTCCCGGATCAGTTCGATAAAGTACTCTGGAAGTTGTTCGAACTGGCAGATGTCGTTGCACGCCAGTGGCACGCCGCCGGACAGGAGATAGGCCATCCACGTCTTGTCGCCGAATACCTCGGCGCAGTTCTCGTAAAACTGTCGATACGAAATCGGCAAGAAGACAAATTCCGTTTGTGGAAGCTTGCCTTTTCGCCCGGGCAGTCGTTCTTTTCCTTTCCGAAGATCGTGTGCTTTGGAGCCCGTCGTTACGACGAGGATGTTGCGCAGTGGGCCTTCGTCCCACGCGCGCTTGAGGGCACGTTCCCAGTCCGGGATGGCGGTGACCTCATCGATAAAGATGGGCCGAACTTTGGCGTTCTTTGCAAATGAACTCGCTAGCTGGACAAGTGCTTAATAGAAGTCGTCGGTTCGGTAAATCGCGTCGCCATTGAGGTAAGCCGCGGTACCTTTGCCAAAATCTAGAATCGTGTTTCGAAGTTCGAGGTCGAGCCAAGTGCTCTTTCCATACTGGCGCGGGCCGCGGATCATCAGTATGGCTGGCTCTATTGGCAGTTCGCGAAGGCCAAACTCGAAGCGAAACGGATGCGCCTTTGACTCGTAGGCGACGATGCGTGGCCACATGTCCTCTCGATCGACTTCACCCTCCGTGAGCAGGGCATTGAATTGCCTAACGTCCACAACGTTAATACACCTAACGTTTAGAACGTTAGCAATTCAAATTTGCGGGCAGCAGGCTGCCGACCCCATCACGCCCACCCAGTGATCGCAGGTCCGCCGGATCTCTTTTTAGGTAACTGCTTACTTAATGCCTAACTCCTGATTCACTTCGCGCTGCAAACTGAAATCATAAATCTTTGCCGGCGACACCGGCTGCGGCAGCTTCAGCAGCTCGGCCTCGGAGCGCAGGAACTCTTCAACTTCCTTGTCAGTCGGGATGCTGTTGGTGGTGAAGGCGGGTTTGGCCAAATGATAGGATTCGAGCGCCACCGACATGTCGACGCCCAAATACTTGGCCAAAACCTCGGCCGCGCCGCGCTCGTTCTCAAACAAGTAGCGCGCGCCTCGCGCTCTGGCGCGCAGCATGCGCTTGACCAGATCGCGCCTTTCGCGCAGCAGTTTCTCCGAAACCGCCAGGCCGTTTTGCAGGTTGGCCGCGTCGTCCAACGTATTGGCGTGTAATTTTAGCTTGAACTTATCGCGCGCCAGAATAACCGTCGGCGGTGAGAGCGCAGCTAAATGAATCACGCCGCTCAATAAACTTTGCAGCTGCGCCGGCACGTCGCCGCCGATGATGACGGTTACGTCTTTATCAGGATCGAGGCCGGCTTTTAGCAAATGGCGGTTGGCAGAGGAGTGTTGTGAGCCGCCGAACGTCGTGATGCCGAAGATTTTGCCCTTCATTTCGCTGAGCGACTTGATGTCCGGTTTGGTCACCAGCCAGAACATATTTTTCTTGAGGCTCTGGGCGACCACTTTGGTCGGCAGATCGCTGCGCTGCATGGCGCGGGTCAACGTGCCGACGTTGTTGATCGCGTGGGTTTCGCCGCTTAGCAGAGCCGTGACTGCGATATTGCCGCGCACTTGGACGACATCGGCCGCGAGGTTTTCCTGGCGAAAAAAGCCGCGCTCCTGGGCGATGTACAGATCGATGGAGGCGATGCTCCGGCTCGGATAGGCGATGACAATCTTGTCCTGCGCGACCGAAGCGCTGCTGAGAAACGTTGCCAAGGCGATAAGCAATAAGCGAAAAGCAGTGAGCATGCGAATGGTTTAGATGATCGGTCCAGCCGCGTCAAGCCGATTGTTCAAGGTTCAAAGTTGAAAATCCGGTTGGTTGGAGGGGGAGGACCTTCAGGGTCTCACGTAGAGCGTTCGGGAGTCTGACGTTCCACAAACATCTCCAGCTTGCGGAGCGCCTACGCGAGTCACTTATCACTCGTACCGAATACTTTCCCCTGCGGAGGAACAGCGTGCGTCTTGGCTGAGGCGGTCTCCTGATTTCGCATGGTGAACATTTGCCGGTAACTGTGGCCCTCGATCCTAAAAATTCCCAGATGGGGGCGGACCCCGTCCCCGCCAACCACCAGTTGAACGTACTCGCCTGACGGCAACATAATCTCCTTCTCTCCAGCAATCGGGATGTCGAACTTATGCTTGGGCTGCTGTCCGACGATCTGCACGGCTATGTTTTTGCCCGAATCGTTAGAGATCTTTAACGACGTACGTTCCGCCTTTTGCAAGGACTCGACAGCGACGATGGGTGGCGCTGCCGCGGTATCTTTTAGCTCGACGTTGGCGGGAACGTCGAAGACTTTCGCCATGTAACCAGCCTCGATTTTTTCCATTGCCTTCGATTGGAAGCGAGCTACGTCTTTTTTTGCGGCGGCAAGCCAGCGAAACAGCGAAGGGTAGTCTTTTCTCGCGAAATATTCCTCAGCCGGAGCTTTGACCGTGCTGTCGATGAGCGTCTCGGCTCTTTGCCGGTATTCGATCGGGATTTCGGTATCCAGTTCACGCAGTGAAACCAGAACGGCGGTCACTGGTCCCTTCTTCAAGGTTTCTTCGGCTTTGAGAATGCGCGCGCGGGCATCGAGCGCCTTGACACGCAACAATACCTCCTGTTCTTTGACGTACATCTTGCGCATGCTCTTAAGCTCCGTGATCGCCGTGTCGAGTTTGCCGTTGTCGACCAGATCCGTGACCCAATTGATGTGGACTTCAGGGAGGCGCACGCTTAGCGTTGCCGCCTCTGCCTTGGCGCGACCGTCGGCGTCCTTGGACAAAGAGTTTAGATAATTAATGGCGAGATTGAAGTCTTTATCCGCGATCGCTTGCCGCGCTGCCGCCACGATCGCGCGATCTCGGCAAGCCGTGATCGTCTTGGGGTTGGTGAAGAGAACATCATCGGCGCTGCTGCGATCGGCCAAGATCTTCGCATAACCGCCTTCACCGTCACGGGTGAGCTTGCCACAGTTGAAAGAATCCCAGGTTTCGCTTCCGTAGTTGAACGCGGCGGCCGCACCTAAACCCATCAACGTCAACGCAACCAGTTTTTGCATAAAGTCCCCCTCTGTTTTCAATGAACCTAGCAGCTCGGTTTTGTTAACCTTACATCTTTTTAGTTTGGCCCAACCTGGCCCAGTGCCTTGACCGCGGACGGGTTGCGCGAGCGGCCCAAGAAAGCCGCGACATCGACTTGGCCCGCGTGCTCGAAGGGCACGAGCAAGATTTTCTTTTGATCGGTAAATCCCGCTTCCGCCGCCATTTTGGTCAGAGCATCCTCCACACCTTTGTGAATGCCGACAAACAGAATGCGATAGTCGGCGGCGATAGTACCGCGTTGGGTTTTTGATTCGGTCGGTTTGCTCTTTTTGTCTTGAACACCGTCGGCGATGCAGACCAGGACGTACTTTGCGCCCTTGGAGCCATTGGCCTTTTCGTTCAGCTCGATCTGCTGGCGCGCGTGATCGAAGATGGCAACAAAATCAGACACCGTATCGTTGCGTTTGTTCTGGGGGATTTCTTTAATGTCTTTGAAGATCTTCGTGACCTGCGGCTCGAAACGAGACAGCCGGCTTTCTAATTGGACTGAAATCACATCGAGGTCATCGACCCTTAAGATCGCCAGCCGGTCGCCTGGGGCGATAAATTCGAGGACCGAGGAGCGGGCGAGGGCGGGGTAATCCTTAAATTGTTTGCGAGCCACCGATGTGGTGGTGTCGTAGCACATGTTCCAATCGACCCTGCTGGCCTGCGCCACACCAGCAAACAAAGTCGATGCCGTTAGGGTGATACCTATCAGAATGTTTTTTGAGCGTGTCATTGTAAGTGCCTCCTTTTGTTTATTGTTTACGCCCGAACCATCTGCCCAAGCTCTGCTCAATTGAGCGGAACGGATCGAACACGGCGATATCAGTGTAGGCACCGATGTAGGTAAGAATGCCGGGCGCATCGTGGTCTTTTTTCTTTGGTGGTTTTGCACTGGTTCTTCGGGCCGTCAGTCGAGTTGCCAAGCGCTGTGCCGCACGGATGGGCGCAACCAGCGCCCAGAAGATCGCTTTGATCAGAGGCACGGCCAACAGATGAATGCCGCGGTAGCCCGAAATGAGCTCGACGCTGCAACAGACGTGAGCCAGTAAGCCGTTGATGCCGGCCAGTACCAGACCGCCTAAAACGTAACCGCGCCAAGCGGAGACAAAATCTTCGAGTAAAACCAGTGGCACCGCTGCGCCGAAGAGAATGAGCCAGCGCATGGGGCTCTTTTCCTTGAAACGCTCCGCTAGTTCTGCGCCGAGCAGAAACTGGGCGATGCCGAGAGCCGCGCCGTAGAGCAGTAGATCGGTAATGTCGATCGATTGACCGAGCACCTGAAGGGTCAGCAAAACGTATCCGGCGCGATCGAGAACGACTTCCATAGCTTCGCCGATCAGCTTACTGTTCAAACCCCAGAAAACGATCGCCGCAGGCGCCATCAACATGCCCAAGGCACCGCCTTCGTTGATTAGCTGCTTCAAGTGATAGGCTGCTGTTTGTGTCTCAGGGATTTCGGGTAAAGGATGCGTAGGTTCCAAGACCGGCGGCGGCGCGTCAGTCACGGAGCCGAGATCAAAAGCTTTGCCCGACTCGTCGCAGCGATTACTTGGATGGCTCGCCAGGACCCGTATCGTGATCTGTCGCCCTGGATGACCCCGATCACGCCGGTCAAAACACCGACGACGATCAAAACGATTGCCAAACACCACAAGATTGTGCGTCGCGACGAGCGTTACATTCGCGAGCTGCGCCTCGAAGTGAGCGGTGGAGTGACTATGGCGCCAAAACTCGAACTGGAGCCAGGAGGTGAGGTTTTAAGTCAACTGCAAAACGCGGTGATTGCGGCGCGCTCCGCGGCCCTTGAAGCAATCTGGAACTTCAAATTCAACGGTTGATCCACACGGGAGGGTTGTCATGAAAGCAAAAATCTTAGCAATCATCTGCGGATTCGTAATTGTGCTCTTTTCTAATCATGGCTTAGCGCAGCCATTTGATGCCGAGCGCATGCGCAGAGCCATTATCTCGGGGAACTGGACCGAGGTCGATGCCGCGGTGGAAGAGTGGCTCCGAAACCCAACCGGACGGGCTGTGGCTTCGATTATTCGTGGTTACGCAGCTTTGGCAAAGGGCGACGAGACAGCCGCTGTAGCTTATTTTCTTCGGGCGAACATGGGCAAGACCGATCCGCGAACCGCCAAGTGGTTTGATGAGTTGGCGACCAAAAACCCGAACAGTGCCATGGCGCAATTCTTTGCCGGTGACTTTGCGGCACGGCAAAACGACCGCGCAGGCGCAATTGCGCGGCTTGATAAAGCAGTGAAGCTTAATCCCGAGTTGCACGTAGCGATGCTCGCGCGCGCAATGCTGCGAGTGTCAGGAAGCGAGGGTCATCTGGCTCTAGCGGACTTGGAAGCGCTTGAAAAGACGGCCCTCGCAGCCGATGCGTTGGTGATTCGTAGCTCCCTCGACTTGGACAACGGTTACCTCGCGCGCGCGCAGGATCATCTCAACCGCGCGCTACAGCTTGCGCCCGGGCATGCAGTGGCCCTCAATACGCTCGGCCTCTTGCGGGTTCATCAGAACAACCTTAGAGAAGCCAAGGATGCATTCGCCGCCGCTTTTGGTAGGGCGCCAGAATTGACCGAAGCCCGAACGAACTATCAGATCACGGAAGCTGCCATGAAACACGGGTCGGTCATTGCAACGAAGAAGATAACGATCGTCGTGGCCAATGACGAGCAAATGAAAGAGGCAACCGGGTTCGCGGGGGACGTCCTGAGAGCGAGATCTGGTCGCGATCCGATCGTCACGAGGGATGTCAACCAAGCCGCTGCCCTCGCAGGCAAATACGACGTTATTCTGCAGGTGCCCGACGGTGGCGCAAAGTCCGTTCTCGGCGGCAGAGTGCTGGATACCCTGAACAAAGTTAATGAGCTAACCAAAGGGAATAGTTCGGTGAATATTATCAGTCAGTCCCACGAGGCGTCTCAAAACGCGGTCTCGGGAGTATCGCGGTTCACAAGCGGACCATCGAACGGCAATCGGACCCGGGTCGAAGGTATCCAGATGATGGACCCGAGTGAATTGTCCGGCCTGGTTGGCAAGACTCCAATGGGAGTTACTGATAACCAGGGGTTAGCGAGGGATTCCGCTCGCCTCATCAAGGAAAGAAATATCCCTGTAACACCGTACATCACCGAGAAAATAGGCATACAACATCTCAATAACGGGAAGGCTTTCAAGGATTACGGTGTGCCATATTACTCGACGCCTTCGGAGGTGAAATTGGAGCTTACCCCGCGATTGAGTCTGACCAAAAAGGAACCGACCTTTGGCGTCGGATTGAAGGACGCAGGAGATCGAGGCGGAGAACGTATTGGTATGTCGGAACGGGACTGGACACTGCATGGCTCCGTCGACCGACTCTCTCGCGGATCGATGAGTGACCTTTTGACGAAGAACTTTGGCCGTGGCGTAAACATCGCATCTTTACCTGATCTGTCAAGTCGCCAGTCCACCTGCGCCTGCGATTCCGGTGGAATTGAATTGGCGTTGATGGACTTTACACGCGGGAAAGGAGGGACGATTCGTTATAACAAAGGCAGCGGCAAGTTAACGGTCGTTTACACGTTGTTTAATTACGAATCTCTCACACAGATTGCCGTGGCGAAAAGATAGGTTCGTTGGCTGAAGAAGAATCACTCGTCGTTCATCTGCAAGGTAACGCCGTTCGAAGCGGCGCAGCGGCTCTTGAAAAGGCGTCTCCGGCTCAGTATACAAAGGAAAAATCAGGAGGGCGGCTATGAAAATCAAACAGATTTATCACATTGGGTTGCCGTGCAACGATCTGGAACGTGGCGTCAAGTTCTACACCGAAGTCTTGGGCAT contains:
- a CDS encoding AzlD domain-containing protein — translated: MAFSRLELIFILGASALLLRALPQLFLVGKSFPETWDRLLRYLSYALLCGLISITLFMSGARFESDRALYRGVALAVTIAIAYKTKSAVTGMLVGMVLVLLLSWLG
- a CDS encoding ABC transporter substrate-binding protein is translated as MLTAFRLLLIALATFLSSASVAQDKIVIAYPSRSIASIDLYIAQERGFFRQENLAADVVQVRGNIAVTALLSGETHAINNVGTLTRAMQRSDLPTKVVAQSLKKNMFWLVTKPDIKSLSEMKGKIFGITTFGGSQHSSANRHLLKAGLDPDKDVTVIIGGDVPAQLQSLLSGVIHLAALSPPTVILARDKFKLKLHANTLDDAANLQNGLAVSEKLLRERRDLVKRMLRARARGARYLFENERGAAEVLAKYLGVDMSVALESYHLAKPAFTTNSIPTDKEVEEFLRSEAELLKLPQPVSPAKIYDFSLQREVNQELGIK
- a CDS encoding MFS transporter — translated: MPSMMVATLGIALPEIRQTFSLSEVAAGSLFSVMMLIAALTSSIAGRLADRIGRKTVLITGLSLLAIGFAGAGLSEYHLLHFLCLGVTGIGYGFTPPSLYAIMSDLLPHRRGLGASLVSVAYGIGGAIGAMLASRITAAYGWRTAFVCVGIIAAADMLLQLIWIRDKHVKQTAAQTGSFRSALSFSILLLALAEFVGGSVFWASAAWTPTLLRTDKGLDLNQAGWIMGILSIANMFGSFCLGNLSDKFGRKRVVALSAFPAALAAFIVFYWLRTPLAIAIGIAIFGIIKASVPALVVALAQETAPPGNAGTASGIIMSLHYFAGVVAPLIAAQVIAGTGDIVLAMILTTTVPLMIYGFLIGAVREQGR